The Cryptomeria japonica chromosome 2, Sugi_1.0, whole genome shotgun sequence region TTCGTTTTTTAAACTAAACACAAATATTTGGTCTTCCAATCATTCATTCAGGTTACATCTTATATAAAGATGAAACACTGGCCCTGAAAGCTAGTGCATTTTCAGGATACTCATGGCGTTTACTGTGAAGGGTATTTATCAGTGTATGAAATGTTGAGGCTATCCTTTTCATCCTCTCCTCAGTTTCCATCCTTTATTTTTGCTGCTTACAAACAAATTGCGGCTGCCCGGTACACCTTTTCGCCTTTCTGCGGTTCGAACCCGCGACCTGAGGAAGCCGAAAGTCCAGAAAACAACAGCAGCACAGGTTCGGAAGTGGTGGAATCGATATGCAATCTGTTGAAGCAAGAAAAATTACCAACCTTTGAACTTACCGGAGAATCTGCCGTGAAGCGTCTGACACTAACCCTAACACCTGAACATGTACTTAATGTGATTTCGGGCTTAAATGATGCCGAATTAGGGCTTAAATTCTTCAGATATACGAAAGCAGCCCTAAAGTTTAAGCACATCGCCGCCACATATGACCACCTCATTTCAAGCCTGCTCCGCGCAGGGCTTAACGAATCTGCGAGGGAGCTGCTGGAAGACCTGAAGGATGACGGCTACGACATCTCCTGCAAGACTTTAATGGAAGTGGTCACAAGCCTCGCGACCACCGGTAAGATCGACCAAGCCCTGGATCTTTTTGAAAAAGCCCCGGATTTTAAGTGCAGTCTCTCTTTGGTCTGTTACAATGAggttttgaattttctgattgagAAAGGATCTGTTGACAAGGCCCTAGGATTTTTCAAATGTCAACTCTGCAAAAATGTGAGCCCAGATTCTTATTCGTTTAATATGCTGGTGAAGGCGTTCTGTAGTGTTGGGGAAGTGAAGGAGTGTTTTAAGGTTCTAGACATGATGAAGAGTCACAGTTGCAGACCTAATGATGTGACAGTGAATACTTTTATAACTGGGCTCTGTAGGGTTAATAGGGTTGATGAAGGGTATAGACTTTTGAGGCAGTTGCATACTTTTAAACATTATAGGCCTAATGTATATTCATATACTGCTGTTATTCGAGGGTTTTGTAAACAGGGGGTGCTGGGTAAGGCTCAAAAAGTTTTCAATGAGATGATCGAATGCAGAGTCAGACCGAATTTGGTGACTTACAACGTTCTTATTGATGGTTTCTGCAAAGAGGGTAATATTGATGAGGCCTATTCGATGTTCCGGAAAATGAAGAATGGGGATGTTGTTACTTATACCAGTATGATTGATGGTTACTGTAAGGCTGGAAAAACAAATGACGCTATTATGCTTTTGCATGAGTTGAGTGAGCGGGGCATGGCTGCTAATGCGTATACTTATTCGGTAATGATCAATGGTCTTTGTAAGGAGAATAGGTTAAGCGAGGCTCATGATCTATTGAAACAGATGAAAGAAAGGAGAATTTTTGGTGGGAGTTTTATATATAATATGGTTATTGATGGTTATTGCAAAGTAGGAAATGTTGAGCAAGCAAATAAAATTTTTGAAGAAATGAAAGGTAGAGATAGAGGGTGTGCCCCTGATAAACGTACTTATACTATTCTGATATATGGGCATTGCATGAAGGGACGGATGGCTGAAGCTGTCAGTCTTTTTCATGAAATGTTTCGAGTGAGCTGTGTCCCTGACGAGGTCACTGTACAGGCCTTGGTAACTTCTCTTGTAAAAGCTTCCATGCTTGATGAGGCAAGGTCTGTAATTTTTACTTTGTTAGCTAAGGGCATCACCCCAGGGTTATCCTCGTGTAGTTCAATTATTAATTATCTTTTCAGGCAATGGAAGATAGAAGACACAGAACAATGGACAAAACTTAAAGAGTTTTTGGATAAAAA contains the following coding sequences:
- the LOC131073232 gene encoding pentatricopeptide repeat-containing protein At2g06000 — its product is MLRLSFSSSPQFPSFIFAAYKQIAAARYTFSPFCGSNPRPEEAESPENNSSTGSEVVESICNLLKQEKLPTFELTGESAVKRLTLTLTPEHVLNVISGLNDAELGLKFFRYTKAALKFKHIAATYDHLISSLLRAGLNESARELLEDLKDDGYDISCKTLMEVVTSLATTGKIDQALDLFEKAPDFKCSLSLVCYNEVLNFLIEKGSVDKALGFFKCQLCKNVSPDSYSFNMLVKAFCSVGEVKECFKVLDMMKSHSCRPNDVTVNTFITGLCRVNRVDEGYRLLRQLHTFKHYRPNVYSYTAVIRGFCKQGVLGKAQKVFNEMIECRVRPNLVTYNVLIDGFCKEGNIDEAYSMFRKMKNGDVVTYTSMIDGYCKAGKTNDAIMLLHELSERGMAANAYTYSVMINGLCKENRLSEAHDLLKQMKERRIFGGSFIYNMVIDGYCKVGNVEQANKIFEEMKGRDRGCAPDKRTYTILIYGHCMKGRMAEAVSLFHEMFRVSCVPDEVTVQALVTSLVKASMLDEARSVIFTLLAKGITPGLSSCSSIINYLFRQWKIEDTEQWTKLKEFLDKKS